Part of the Spinacia oleracea cultivar Varoflay chromosome 5, BTI_SOV_V1, whole genome shotgun sequence genome, tattagtaaaaattataacaaGTTGATATATTTGAAATATACATTGAGACCAACCAATAACAAATTATATGTTCAAATTTAGTTTTTCTTTATTAGCAAAAAATTATAATCAAGGTATGATAAATAATTAGCGCcaaaagtcaaaatggtgcaactatttagaaacggaggtagtacattgTAAATCTCGGTTGAAGAAGATGGCTACCAGCTCATGTGAATGTTTTATAACCAGCATGTTGATGATGTATGGACAACTGAGCAGCTACACAAGCATGATGAATGTTTTATGCAGCTCATTATAACATGATGAATGTTATATGCTGAGTACACTGAGCAGCTATTCCAGCTATTCCAGCTCATTATAACATGATGAATGTTTTATGCAGAGTAAAGCAGACAACTGAGCAGCTACACAAGCATGTTGATGGTGTATGGACAGAAGCTGAAGAGACTGCAAAGAAGGTCTGTTCCTGAGTTAAGTTTTAAATTTAGTCTTATTATAAGGTCAGGATTACTATCTGAACTCATTCTAACAAAACCAGTCACTATAAGAGTATAAGTTGGACTAATTTTATGAACTCATTCTAACAAAAGCATTCACTATAAGCTGACAAATTTTTGATGCATGAGGATTTTCCTATTTCTCTAATGTGCTAGATGTCTTCACAGATTTAGAAGTTCTTCTTTTCCAATTTCCATGTTacttttacttattaaaaaagACTAAAGCAAAGTTTTAGGAAGGTTCAACAAAATTAACACTTTGTTTGGAAAAGAGAAATTGGAGAGAAAGGGAGGGGAACTCATTGTTTGGGGGGAAGGAAACCGTgcacaattagagatatttcgAGGGAAATGAAGCTCCACCTTCCCCCTCCCGTTGGTTCCATTCCCCCTACTCCTCTTTCCCTCCCTCTCCTTTCCCTTCTAGCTTGCTATCCAAACTAAGTGTAAAATAAAGTCTGGCAAAGTTCAAAAAGTTTGGAAGACTGTAAATAGTTTGGACAAGTTCAGACATAAGTTCTGAGCCTTCTGGCCAATTCAGAAAAGTTATGAATAGTTTATTAATTAGAGAAGTCTACAAGTTCAGGGAAATTTGAAATGATCAGAAGAATTTTGGTAAGAAATTGTTATTCGAGGGATCAGTTTATAAAACGTCGCGCGCAATGCGTTTGGAACCAGCGCCCTTTATTGTTTTGGCGAGGTGCACCTTGGGCGCACTAAGGCACACACCAAATTTTCACaattgtttttactttttatcCGGGGAGCCTCACTTGAATGAGGCGCACTGAGGCGCGCCTAAGGAGCTGGGAATTCCAAAGCGCCTTGGTGCGCCTTGAGCCTTTCTATACATTGCCAGGGAGTAGGTCAAAGTCGGTTGATATACTTAAACACGATTCCTTTTTTCTTCTTGCTCCTGTTTTTTATGGGGTCTGGATTACTAGATGGTATATAAAATTAGGAAGGCTTGCCAAATTGGTATAATGAAAAAAGAAGTTCCAACAACTAGTTGGAATATTATATAGAAAAAGAGCGTTAACAAATTCACCAAAATGTGTATATTGTAGTTTCCCCCATATCAACTTTTGTTTCTGATATAATATTGTAGTGTTAAATACTTATACTCTGTAATTAATTATGGGCGGATTAAATGTTTAGGCGATAGAGAAATTATATTGTTATGTTATGGTGCTTCTGTTACAATTATATCGGTATTAGAAAAAGATGTTGAAAGAGGGAAAATGTTTGAAAAGTGCAGTTTATAGGCTAGATAAATATTTGGGTAAATTTGTCGATGCCTTTGTTTTATATACCAAAATGTTGCCGGATTTTTTTATACCTATTTCAAAAACCCCCTTATTTGTATACACCAGTTTGGTAATTCCGCCCTTCCTAAGGTAATCAATTCAAACCAATTGCTGTTTTCATGTCCACAGTGTAGAGTCATTTTTCTCGTTTTGGTCTGGGTTTACATGTGAGGCCAGCCAGCTCCATTTCTGTTAACTAAGTTGGTCATTCGAACCATTTCTAATTAGCTGATTTAAATGACAATTATAGTTTAAGCACTTAAGGATATCTCTCTATCATTTGAGTTGTATCCCATCTTTTCAATTGTGGCTTGTGGGGTAGTTAAATTATTAACATGTAACTTTTCTTTGCTTAAAGTCTCATTTGAATGAAAGAAATATGGAAGATTGTTTTACATAATTATCAGCAAATGTCTGTTTTACTTCCTGCAGGTTTCCGCAAATATGAAAGAGAAGATATCATCTGCAAAAGAGGAGGTCTGCCTAGTTTCTTATGTACTTCTCCGGTTTTTTGTTGGTTACACTTTCTATTTTCATCcgtttttttgtttgttacacTTCTACTTTATTCTTATTTGGCAAAGTTTTGTCCCCTAATACCCCACACAAATCCCACTTACAACACTATCTCTCCTATTTTTTAATTACACCAAACCCCGCCtgtttcactctctctcctaccTTTTCTTACAAAACCCCACTAACTTTCTTCTCTCTTACTTTCCTGAATTCATTTATCTAAGGTAACCGCTTAGTTTAAAAAAGCGCGCCCAAGGCGCACCTAGGCGCAAGGCTCACCTAGGCTCAGCCTTCGGCGCCTTGAGCTCTCCAGGCTCACTGATGTCAACCAGGCGGGCGCCTTCGTGCGCCTTTGTGCGCCTTAGGTAAGGCGCAAGTCGCAGCGCCTTGTGCGGCTTCAGTCTTCAGGCGCGATAGGATGATGTGGAtcttttatttacatttttttcttttttaatgatATAAACACACCTCATGTGACCTATCAACGGTCATATCTTTACAACCCTAGCATTTTGGGTAGTGGAAGTAGCATAATATgagttaattttcatatttccaGCTTGTAATTACCATGGAAGGTTCTAATTCTGGCACTCCATCGACGGGATCACGCAATACTTATGAACCGGCAAGAAAATATGGCACTCCAATAAAAATATGTTGTTTTAAGTATAAATTCTGTTAATTTTTTCTATACCGAATTTTAAGGTCTATTAGAAAATTATGTGCGCCTTGTATCCAAAAGGCGCGCGCCTGAGCCTTGCGCCTAGGCTCCATGACCCTTGTGCGCCTTAGTGCGCCTTGCGCTTTTTTAAACTAAGGGTAACAGTAACCATAGAAAAATCAGGTAGTAGTTGGAATTCTTTTTCAGtaaattcaaattctaaatctGATGCAGATTTACTTCTGCGTTTCTTTGTGTAGGTTAAAGGGACTCTTGGTTTAGGGAGCCAAGAATCTTTAGCGTCTAGCAATAGTACGACAAATGAAGGTGATAATGTTAAAGATGGGGCCAAACCCTCATCTGGTGAGGAACACCAGCAATCTGAGCCTAGGGGTACTGCAGAGACTTTATTTAGTACTTTTAGGTCAACATTCGCTTCATCCTATCCCAAGATTTCATCAGCCTTTCAGAAATTAAAGGAAGCAAAGGTAGCCGACTTAGCCAAGAAAAGTTATACTATAGTGAAGGAAGAATTGAGTGGAAAGCCAAATAGAAGGAAAAGAATGCAGTATACTGCTTCATCCTCAACAGGAGAAACAAGTGACAGAACTGAAGTTGCTGTGGTACCAGTGAAGCAGTCCCCATGGAACAAAAAGTGGGAGTCAGTAAAAGAAAAGGTGAGTTTGCTGCTATATGTTGGTGCTGTTCTTCCTGTAAATATTTATTGCTGATCTAGAATCTTGTTCTACCTAGATGCGAGGCAATCCAATGTTCAGACGCATCACTAAGATGGGTGAACCTGTAGTTACGAAGAGCCAGGAGGTATGCTTTAGATATAATTGTTTATTGCACTTGATTACAGCCTACATAGttgagcttgcatttcttttatgattttggatACCTAGCagctttttcctttttttccccAGTGTGGGTGTGTGTGTGGTGGGGGTTGGGGTTTCGGTGGGGAAGGATGGCTGGATGGGTTTACGAACATCTCCTCCCTCCTGACCATGTACCAGTAGATAATACTACAGAAGCAATTGGAAGAAGAGGATCGCGTGGATGACCACATTTGATAGGTTCCTGGTTCATGTAGCCGACACGTTCCTTTTGGGAATAAGGCTTtggttttgattttctttttgttttttcattttttgctaTTTTTGGGTTTCTTTTTGTATCCCTTAAATTTGATCTGATAGTATTTCTTCAAATCTCTGTCAGTTGGCTGAAGATCTGCAGGAAAGATGGGAAACTAGTGACAGTCCTGTTGTACATAAAATTCAGGAGTAAGTTCAGGTACACAAACTGCGTTAGTTCTGCATGTATGTGCTGATTAAATTAGTAAGCGAAATTTACGTTGGTGATTTCCTTCCTTTCATCTCAGTATTAACGACAAAGTTTTTGGAGAAAATGATTCTGGAATGTCATTCAAGGAAATACGTCGTCGCGATCCGTATGTGTTTGTCAATAGTAATTATCTAGTTCTTAAACTTTCATAGCACAACCAAATTTATCTCTTCTCTGCCAGATCGTTTTCTTTGCCTGATTTTGTAGCTGAGGTTCAGGAAGTCATCAAGCCAGTTCTGAATGCTTACCTTAAGGTAAATATTGAATACCTCAAAAAATGGCTGCGCCTTATTTTTGCAATTGCCATTTCGTTTCCTTTGCAAACATCACTGTTAACTTCTCTTTAAAATTGTTTCGTCCAGGGGGACTTCAAAGTCTTGGAGAAatattgtagctctgaagtagTGGAACGGTGTAAAGCCGAGCATAAAGTTTTTCAAAGCCAGGATATTTTCTTTGATAATAAGGTCAGGTGCTGCAACTTAATCACATATTGATGTTGGCCTGAATCAGGCATGTAGTCTCATAATTGCCATTTTGGAGCTCCATTGAATGGAGTTTTTACAGAGTAGCTAAACCTTAAATTCTTTCCTTGTGATTCTAATTTATATTTCATTTAACACCTTTAATTGTTGTGTGATTTACTCCCTCCGGTTTTTGTTAAATGCATCACTTGTGATTCTAAATGCATGGGCGCATAGTTTTAGAAGATTCATGCAtaattattacggagtatgtgTTGTGCAAGTGGGATCATAAGATGACTCCGAATCACTTTTGGTATTGTTATTTTGACGAGGAAAAACATTTATATGTTCTGCAAGAAGCCAAGAATGTGTGCAAAATAGTGCACAAGCTGTCCAACCCAAAAAGATAACAAATTTACAATCTTTTTTGCCAATCAAATGATTCTTAAAAGCCCCAGCCACTTTGGCCAACAACAGTATTAGAAAGGTTACTTTATCCCAGAACAATCCACTTTACATTTTGACAAGCTCCTGAAAGATACATGAGCTTTGTTCTAACCACACACAACACATGATCGCCATAAAAGCAATGCCTCCCATTTTTCTCTTTTACCCTTCCAGACCAAAACATTTAGCGGACAATCAAACATCTCGTGCAAAGCAAACAACCTCGTTCAGAGATAGTGTGCTACCTCACAGTGCAAAAATAAACCTGAACATTATTCAGGATTATATGCTATTTCGACTTATCATCACCGTATCATGGAATGGGTCTTAATTCTGCTTTTAACCTATTGCTACTAGTTCTGGCACTTCTATCTTTCTAGAATTACTAACCATGATAAATATTGTTCACCCTTTGGCTTATGTTTGTGGATAAACCCGACTATTTACCAGTGTGCCACCATGACCCAAACTGCAGATGTGCTGCAAGCTGGATACTTAGCCTACCTTGCTTCACTTAGCTTGTCTGTATCTACAGATGTTAATGTTTCAGAAATATTAGTGATTAACCTTGTTTGATTTCAAATGCATTTTGGTGCTTATAACTGTCTAGAAGTTGATACTTTCGTTCTTTTTCCTTGATATCTCTGATTCTTGCTTGTTTTAATTCTGTTGTATAAGCTTCCCTAATACATGTTGCTATTGAATGCAGATTTTGCATGTATCTGAGGTGGATGTAAGAGAGACTAAAATGATGGGGTCTAGTCCCATTATTATTCTTGCagtgagtagtttctagactttATTGGACTCCCGGAATATTATCTTTTCTCCTCAGCTGCGTGTTTTTTAACTGACATATGTTAATGATGCTTCTCATTTAGTTCCAAACGCAGCAAGTGTATTGTGTACGCAATAGACAAGGTTCGATAAAGGACGGAAGTCAGGTAAATTTAGAgtactttttctttttctttccttctttCATATACACTTTTTTAATTCTGTTGTGTTGGATCGTATACTCTTAAGTTGCTGGATGAAAATGGTTTCATGATACTCCAGCTACTTGAATTTTTAGCTTGTATTCAAGAAAAGAAATAGAAGGTATTTGTGTTTTTGGAATACCTAACCAACAGCCTCTGAAGATAGGTGTTTGCCTTGACGAGCTTCATCTATGTACTAAATTTAGTGAGAGCAACATTTAAGTTCCTTAGCGCAAATTTACTAATGTTAGGGCTTTACATTATAAATGGCTTGTTACATAATTACTCTATTTCTTTTACGATTTGTAGGTTAAGCAGTTTACATGAAATTCATACATCGTTCTGAAAgtcatactccgtattatattaCATCTACCACGCCATAATAAAACAAAGTGATGTGAGGTTAATTTAGTTTGGTATTCTTTGGAGCAGGACACCATCCACACTGTATATTATGCGTGGGCTATGCAACAAATGGACCCAGAAGATATAAAAGATGATGCTATTTACTCAATGTGGAGGCTAAGAGAGATGCAACAAGTTGGTGTCGCCGCTCTTATTTAGAGTTTCCTCTACTTATTACGTGATGAACGTGTGTTGTATCACTTCTCGGGGTTTTTAGGGAAGTTCTTTTTTAGTAGGCcgatttacattttttttaggaaatcCTCCTATTATTTTGAGAAAAAGAAAGGTATAGGGAAATGATTTAGCTGTGAATTCTTCACTGTCCAATTAtgttgaattttaaaaataaaaacaaattatacTATTGATGGTTTCATTGTGCTGTATTGATCTCGATCTTACTTCTTTAGCCCTCGGCCTCGAAGAAAGCTTGTGGACCAATTTAAAAGTTTTCGAATTAAATTCCAAATTCGGAAATTcttcatcaatcaaagttgaaaccttatataTTATTTATGGTTTTCTGTTGATAATACCTTATATTTTAGAATGAGAATCTTTCCAACATTGGTGTTTATTAAAATGGAGGACAATTTAATTCTTATACATAAAAAATCCCTTTCCTCCTCATATCAAAATGAATCTCTCACTTCCCCCCTTCCCCATACACCTTTAAAATTATACAGAGAGAAGGTAAATATTGATTCATGCATTTGTTATGTATATAATACTCCAGTAAAGAAAGTCTAGCAAATCAGTGA contains:
- the LOC110776163 gene encoding mitochondrial import inner membrane translocase subunit TIM44-2 isoform X1 — encoded protein: MASRKLVRDFFFSRQRLYLQFLPHQQLQQSNPKLRLMSGNGYSLNRQFSVFNEFSNKIKGEATSNKEFQQSVKQLKEKAEELKGVKEDLKVRVKQTTEQLHKHVDGVWTEAEETAKKVSANMKEKISSAKEEVCLVSYVKGTLGLGSQESLASSNSTTNEGDNVKDGAKPSSGEEHQQSEPRGTAETLFSTFRSTFASSYPKISSAFQKLKEAKVADLAKKSYTIVKEELSGKPNRRKRMQYTASSSTGETSDRTEVAVVPVKQSPWNKKWESVKEKMRGNPMFRRITKMGEPVVTKSQELAEDLQERWETSDSPVVHKIQDINDKVFGENDSGMSFKEIRRRDPSFSLPDFVAEVQEVIKPVLNAYLKGDFKVLEKYCSSEVVERCKAEHKVFQSQDIFFDNKILHVSEVDVRETKMMGSSPIIILAFQTQQVYCVRNRQGSIKDGSQDTIHTVYYAWAMQQMDPEDIKDDAIYSMWRLREMQQVGVAALI
- the LOC110776163 gene encoding mitochondrial import inner membrane translocase subunit TIM44-2 isoform X3; translation: MASRKLVRDFFFSRQRLYLQFLPHQQLQQSNPKLRLMSGNGYSLNRQFSVFNEFSNKIKGEATSNKEFQQSVKQLKEKAEELKGVKEDLKVRVKQTTEQLHKHVDGVWTEAEETAKKVSANMKEKISSAKEEVKGTLGLGSQESLASSNSTTNEGDNVKDGAKPSSGEEHQQSEPRGTAETLFSTFRSTFASSYPKISSAFQKLKEAKVADLAKKSYTIVKEELSGKPNRRKRMQYTASSSTGETSDRTEVAVVPVKQSPWNKKWESVKEKMRGNPMFRRITKMGEPVVTKSQELAEDLQERWETSDSPVVHKIQDINDKVFGENDSGMSFKEIRRRDPSFSLPDFVAEVQEVIKPVLNAYLKGDFKVLEKYCSSEVVERCKAEHKVFQSQDIFFDNKILHVSEVDVRETKMMGSSPIIILAFQTQQVYCVRNRQGSIKDGSQDTIHTVYYAWAMQQMDPEDIKDDAIYSMWRLREMQQVGVAALI
- the LOC110776163 gene encoding mitochondrial import inner membrane translocase subunit TIM44-2 isoform X2, with amino-acid sequence MASRKLVRDFFFSRQRLYLQFLPHQQQSNPKLRLMSGNGYSLNRQFSVFNEFSNKIKGEATSNKEFQQSVKQLKEKAEELKGVKEDLKVRVKQTTEQLHKHVDGVWTEAEETAKKVSANMKEKISSAKEEVCLVSYVKGTLGLGSQESLASSNSTTNEGDNVKDGAKPSSGEEHQQSEPRGTAETLFSTFRSTFASSYPKISSAFQKLKEAKVADLAKKSYTIVKEELSGKPNRRKRMQYTASSSTGETSDRTEVAVVPVKQSPWNKKWESVKEKMRGNPMFRRITKMGEPVVTKSQELAEDLQERWETSDSPVVHKIQDINDKVFGENDSGMSFKEIRRRDPSFSLPDFVAEVQEVIKPVLNAYLKGDFKVLEKYCSSEVVERCKAEHKVFQSQDIFFDNKILHVSEVDVRETKMMGSSPIIILAFQTQQVYCVRNRQGSIKDGSQDTIHTVYYAWAMQQMDPEDIKDDAIYSMWRLREMQQVGVAALI
- the LOC110776163 gene encoding mitochondrial import inner membrane translocase subunit TIM44-2 isoform X4, whose protein sequence is MASRKLVRDFFFSRQRLYLQFLPHQQQSNPKLRLMSGNGYSLNRQFSVFNEFSNKIKGEATSNKEFQQSVKQLKEKAEELKGVKEDLKVRVKQTTEQLHKHVDGVWTEAEETAKKVSANMKEKISSAKEEVKGTLGLGSQESLASSNSTTNEGDNVKDGAKPSSGEEHQQSEPRGTAETLFSTFRSTFASSYPKISSAFQKLKEAKVADLAKKSYTIVKEELSGKPNRRKRMQYTASSSTGETSDRTEVAVVPVKQSPWNKKWESVKEKMRGNPMFRRITKMGEPVVTKSQELAEDLQERWETSDSPVVHKIQDINDKVFGENDSGMSFKEIRRRDPSFSLPDFVAEVQEVIKPVLNAYLKGDFKVLEKYCSSEVVERCKAEHKVFQSQDIFFDNKILHVSEVDVRETKMMGSSPIIILAFQTQQVYCVRNRQGSIKDGSQDTIHTVYYAWAMQQMDPEDIKDDAIYSMWRLREMQQVGVAALI